From one Xiphophorus hellerii strain 12219 chromosome 18, Xiphophorus_hellerii-4.1, whole genome shotgun sequence genomic stretch:
- the LOC116737276 gene encoding alpha-2-macroglobulin-like isoform X2 — MDSVGLLLGTRVPPILAEPHYMVTMPAILEAGAQTKLCAILMEPNETLTMTVTLALQEQNIILHEKTSGKEFLECIQFQVPSVENEEVTQFEVEVRGNAFYSKDVRKVQIKAYQPLTLIQTDKPIYLPGQTVHFRVVSMDTKFRLANQMYNIIELEDTNNNRIGQWLNETSSSTILQLSYNLNSEAREGTYRLSVTVERNKIHHYFKVEKYVLPKFSVTVDAKDEVSVGQEEFETKVCSKYTYGQPVPGSVTVKVCRPLEMYGYGLSYGLPRSPEDLQLTPPCETMTKQMDKTGCTMFEFKMSSFTKIDKKILHDRLDVSASMEEEGTGISHSQAKRIAISYVIGKLAFVDLPKIYDQGSNLEGKVKAVHYNDTPIPDMSLYLFEGNVWSPNLLQNLTTDTDGFATFSLSTETLSGDVSLSISSSPTLEYPAFRSTHIQRGNHRIQQSQPPSDDTKTASSLKIKKTDTTLPCDKEVEISIDYTFVREPQGSVDLMYLVVYRGAIGDGGQTQVQVEDKPVTEGEVSFKLTVSPDMAPLIQFVAYAVLPSKNVIAHSAEFSTEKCFSNKVSVEFSPSPAVPGEVTKLQLTSEPNSLCGVSAVDQSVLIKEPGRTLNEDKIFSLLPVRKITYIPYQIEDPVECLHVRPRRYVLPYPSGREDDAHSVFKNVGLKTATNLVLRTPSCLRFKGREYYQGIRGEYGVQMSRMNVGAAPGIAFASAPNMAPEPVETVRTFFPETWIWNLVETGPSGTKDMSLSVPDTITTWETETFCLSPQGFGLAPRQKLTVFQPFFLELTLPYSIIRGENFELKATVFNYLTKCIMVKVTAAPSSHYTLTPLSGDQYTSCLCANERKTLSWTMNPTALGVVNVTVTAEAIPSHASCDNEIVSIPDRGRIDTVTRPLIVKAEGVEVVKTHNWLLCPKGEALTEETEIQLPQNVIDGSGRAAVSVLGDILGRALQNLDGLLQMPYGCGEQNMALLAPNIYILEYLEKSNQLTPAIKEKASNFLSSGYQRQLNYKDRNGAYSTFGTGPGNTWLTAFVLRSFSKAKSFVYIDPEKLEQSKVWLEQNQNYSGCFQQSGSLFNNRMKGGVSDEVTLSAYITAAFLEMKISSDDLVVKNSLLCLKESINDFSNTYTTALLAYVFTLAGDMETRAHLLQHLDSVAIKDGGFIHWSQTAAETSSSLSVEISSYVLLAKLSASHTAEDLGYASGIVRWLTTQQNYYGGFSSTQDTVVALQALSLYSSLVFSPEGSSTVTVQSPSGPLTFDVTPDNKLLYQEKILQGEAGKYSLEVKGTGCASVQISQHYNIPPPPDATTMSVEVLLKYDSSHRPPKASLELVSQYSGKEESTNMVILDITLLSGFIPDPQSLTNLEKALLVDRVEHKNDHVVVYLAGLVKGTPINHSLELLQKIPVENLKPAVIALYDYYQPTDRTEKEYNVANQA; from the exons ATGGACTCTGTGGGTCTTCTTCTGGGGACAAGGGTCCCTCCAATATTGGCCGAGCC ACACTACATGGTGACCATGCCTGCCATTCTTGAAGCTGGAGCTCAGACCAAATTGTGTGCGATTCTCATGGAGCCCAATGAGACTCTGACCATGACTGTCACTCTGGCATTACAAGAACAGAATATAATCCTTCATGAGAAGACCTCTGGGAAGGAGTTTCTTGAATGCATCCAGTTCCAG GTCCCTTCAGTGGAAAACGAAGAGGTGACACAATTTGAGGTTGAGGTACGAGGAAACGCGTTTTACTCAAAAGACGTGAGGAAAGTCCAGATCAAAGCCTACCAACCACTGACCTTAATCCAAACAGACAAACCCATCTACCTCCCTGGACAAACAG TTCATTTCAGAGTGGTCTCAATGGATACAAAGTTCAGACTCGCCAATCAGATG TACAACATCATTGAACTCGAG GATACAAACAACAACAGGATTGGACAGTGGCTCAATGAAACATCCAGCAGCACAATACTGCAGCTCTCCTACAATTTAAACTCTGAAGCCCGTGAAGGAACCTACAGACTCTCTGTGACAGTTGAAAGAAATAAGATCCATCACTACTTCAAAGTGGAAAAGTACG TTTTGCCTAAATTTTCGGTAACCGTGGATGCAAAAGACGAAGTCAGTGTTGGGCAGGAAGAATTTGAAACTAAAGTCTGTTCAAA GTATACATACGGACAGCCTGTGCCAGGAAGTGTTACGGTGAAGGTCTGCCGACCTCTTGAGATGTATGGTTATGGTTTATCATATGGTTTGCCCAGAAGTCCAGAAGACCTTCAGTTAACGCCTCCCTGTGAAACGATGACAAAACAG ATGGACAAAACAGGCTGCACtatgtttgaatttaaaatgtcaagtttCACCAAAATTGACAAAAAGATATTACATGACAGACTTGATGTAAGTGCCTCTATGGAAGAGGAGGGAACAG GTATTTCTCACTCACAAGCGAAGAGAATAGCGATTTCATATGTAATTGGAAAGCTGGCTTTTGTTGATCTTCCCAAGATTTATGACCAAGGTTCAAATTTAGAAGGAAAA GTCAAGGCTGTTCACTACAATGACACACCCATTCCTGACATGTCGCTGTACTTGTTTGAGGGTAATGTTTGGTCTCCAAACTTACTGCAGAACCTCACAACTGACACCGATGGCTTTGCTACATTCTctctcagcacagaaacacttaGTGGAGATGTCTCACTCAGT ATAAGTTCCTCACCAACATTGGAGTACCCTGCATTTAGATCGACTCACATTCAGAGAGGAAATCACAGAATTCAGCAGTCCCAACCTCCTTCTGATGACACTAAAACCGCCAGCTCCTTGAAGATCAAAAAGACCGACACAACACTTCCATGTGACAAAGAGGTGGAGATCTCCATTGATTACACTTTTGTGCGTGAACCACAGGGATCCGTGGATCTTATGTATCTG GTCGTATATAGAGGAGCTATTGGCGATGGAGGACAAACACAAGTTCAAGTGGAAGATAAACCAG tgACCGAGGGTGAGGTGTCCTTTAAGCTGACCGTGTCTCCTGACATGGCACCGTTGATCCAGTTTGTGGCTTACGCTGTCCTCCCCAGCAAGAATGTGATCGCTCACAGCGCCGAGTTCTCTACAGAAAAATGCTTCAGTAATAAG GTCTCTGTGGAGTTCTCTCCGTCTCCGGCTGTTCCAGGAGAGGTGACCAAGCTACAGCTGACGTCTGAACCCAACTCCCTGTGTGGGGTCAGCGCCGTTGACCAGAGTGTTCTCATCAAGGAGCCTGGAAGGACTCTGAATGAAGACAAG atattttccttGCTGCCTGTTAGGAAAATAACATATATACCATACCAGATTGAAGATCCTGTCGAATGTTTGCATGTGAGGCCAAGGAGATATGTTTTACCTTATCCAAGTGGAAGAGAAGATGACGCCCATTCAGTTTTCAAG AATGTAGGATTGAAAACAGCAACCAATTTGGTATTGAGAACACCATCGTGTCTCAGATTCAAAGGAAGAGAATATTATCAAG gAATACGAGGAGAGTATGGTGTTCAGATGAGCAGAATGAATGTCGGTGCTGCACCGGGTATAGCGTTTGCGTCAGCCCCTAATATGGCTCCTGAACCAGTAGAAACAGTTCGTACCTTCTTCCCTGAGACCTGGATATGGAATCTTGTGGAAACTGG GCCTTCTGGAACCAAGGACATGTCCCTGTCTGTCCCAGACACCATCACCACCTGGGAGACGGAGACTTTCTGTTTGTCCCCTCAGGGTTTTGGTTTGGCTCCTCGTCAGAAGCTTACTGTCTTCCAGCCTTTCTTCCTGGAGCTCACCCTGCCCTACTCCATCATCCGGGGGGAGAACTTTGAGCTGAAGGCGACCGTCTTCAACTACCTGACCAAATGCATCATG GTTAAAGTGACTGCAGCCCCCTCCTCACATTACACCCTCACCCCCCTCTCTGGGGATCAGTacacttcctgtctgtgtgCCAATGAGCGGAAGACCCTGAGCTGGACCATGAATCCCACAGCCTTAG GGGTTGTGAATGTGACTGTAACCGCTGAGGCCATTCCATCTCACGCTTCCTGTGACAACGAGATTGTGAGCATTCCAGACAGAGGCCGCATCGATACTGTGACCCGTCCTCTGATTGTAAAG GCTGAAGGAGTTGAAGTAGTAAAGACACACAACTGGCTGCTCTGCCCCAAAG GAGAAGCTCTGACTGAGGAAACAGAAATACAGCTGCCTCAAAATGTGATTGATGGATCAGGCCGTGCTGCGGTATCAGTCCTGG GTGACATTCTTGGCCGCGCCCTGCAGAACCTGGATGGCCTGTTGCAGATGCCGTACGGATGTGGGGAGCAGAACATGGCACTGCTGGCTCCCAACATCTACATCCTTGAATATCTAGAAAAATCCAATCAGCTGACCCCAGCCATTAAAGAAAAGGCGTCCAACTTCTTAAGCAGCG GCTACCAGAGACAGCTGAACTACAAAGACAGAAACGGTGCATACAGCACATTTGGAACAGGACCAGGAAACACCTG gcTGACAGCTTTTGTTCTGAGATCTTTCTCCAAAGCTAAATCTTTTGTCTACATCGACCCAGAAAAACTCGAACAATCAAAGGTTTGGCTggaacaaaatcaaaattacagCGGCTGCTTTCAGCAGTCAGGAAGTCTCTTCAACAACAGAATGAAG GGTGGAGTGTCTGATGAAGTGACCCTAAGCGCTTACATAACCGCTGCATTTTTGGAGATGAAAATATCCTCAGAT gATCTTGTGGTGAAAAATAGCCTGTTGTGCCTCAAAGAGTCCATCAATGATTTCAGCAACACCTACACTACAGCTCTGCTGGCGTACGTCTTCACACTGGCTGGAGACATGGAGACCAGAGCTCACCTCCTGCAGCACCTCGACTCTGTGGCCATCAAAGACG GTGGTTTCATCCACTGGTCTcagacagcagcagaaacatcatCCTCTCTGTCTGTGGAGATCAGCTCCTATGTGCTGCTGGCCAAACTCTCTGCTTCCCACACTGCTGAAGACCTGGGTTACGCCTCAGGGATTGTTCGGTGGTTGACGACTCAGCAGAACTATTACGGAGGATTCTCCTCCACTCAG GACACGGTGGTGGCTCTTCAGGCTCTGTCCCTCTACTCCAGTCTGGTGTTCAGTCCTGAAGGTTCCAGCACAGTGACAGTTCAGTCTCCCAGTGGTCCGCTGACCTTTGATGTGACCCCAGACAACAAGCTGCTCTACCAGGAGAAGATTCTGCAGGGTGAGGCAGGAAAGTACAGCCTGGAGGTGAAGGGGACTGGATGTGCCTCAGTTCAG ATCTCTCAGCACTACAacatccctcctcctcctgatgCCACCACTATGAGCGTGGAGGTTTTACTGAAGTACGACTCCTCTCACAGACCACCCAAAGCCAGCCTGGAGCTCGTCTCGCA GTACAGTGGGAAAGAGGAGAGTACCAACATGGTGATCCTGGATATCACCTTGCTCTCAGGATTCATCCCCGACCCGCAGTCTTTGACCAAC CTTGAGAAAGCTCTGCTGGTGGATCGGGTAGAACACAAGAACGACCATGTCGTGGTGTACTTAGCGGGG CTTGTGAAGGGGACACCCATCAACCACAGCCTGGAGCTCCTGCAGAAGATTCCCGTTGAGAACCTGAAACCAGCAGTGATCGCCCTCTATGACTACTACCAGCCCA CTGACCGGACTGAGAAGGAATACAATGTGGCTAATCAAG cttGA
- the LOC116737276 gene encoding alpha-2-macroglobulin-like isoform X1, with amino-acid sequence MGLSGNQRWTWTLWVFFCGTWVAPISTEPHYMVTMPAILEAGAQTKLCAILMEPNETLTMTVTLALQEQNIILHEKTSGKEFLECIQFQVPSVENEEVTQFEVEVRGNAFYSKDVRKVQIKAYQPLTLIQTDKPIYLPGQTVHFRVVSMDTKFRLANQMYNIIELEDTNNNRIGQWLNETSSSTILQLSYNLNSEAREGTYRLSVTVERNKIHHYFKVEKYVLPKFSVTVDAKDEVSVGQEEFETKVCSKYTYGQPVPGSVTVKVCRPLEMYGYGLSYGLPRSPEDLQLTPPCETMTKQMDKTGCTMFEFKMSSFTKIDKKILHDRLDVSASMEEEGTGISHSQAKRIAISYVIGKLAFVDLPKIYDQGSNLEGKVKAVHYNDTPIPDMSLYLFEGNVWSPNLLQNLTTDTDGFATFSLSTETLSGDVSLSISSSPTLEYPAFRSTHIQRGNHRIQQSQPPSDDTKTASSLKIKKTDTTLPCDKEVEISIDYTFVREPQGSVDLMYLVVYRGAIGDGGQTQVQVEDKPVTEGEVSFKLTVSPDMAPLIQFVAYAVLPSKNVIAHSAEFSTEKCFSNKVSVEFSPSPAVPGEVTKLQLTSEPNSLCGVSAVDQSVLIKEPGRTLNEDKIFSLLPVRKITYIPYQIEDPVECLHVRPRRYVLPYPSGREDDAHSVFKNVGLKTATNLVLRTPSCLRFKGREYYQGIRGEYGVQMSRMNVGAAPGIAFASAPNMAPEPVETVRTFFPETWIWNLVETGPSGTKDMSLSVPDTITTWETETFCLSPQGFGLAPRQKLTVFQPFFLELTLPYSIIRGENFELKATVFNYLTKCIMVKVTAAPSSHYTLTPLSGDQYTSCLCANERKTLSWTMNPTALGVVNVTVTAEAIPSHASCDNEIVSIPDRGRIDTVTRPLIVKAEGVEVVKTHNWLLCPKGEALTEETEIQLPQNVIDGSGRAAVSVLGDILGRALQNLDGLLQMPYGCGEQNMALLAPNIYILEYLEKSNQLTPAIKEKASNFLSSGYQRQLNYKDRNGAYSTFGTGPGNTWLTAFVLRSFSKAKSFVYIDPEKLEQSKVWLEQNQNYSGCFQQSGSLFNNRMKGGVSDEVTLSAYITAAFLEMKISSDDLVVKNSLLCLKESINDFSNTYTTALLAYVFTLAGDMETRAHLLQHLDSVAIKDGGFIHWSQTAAETSSSLSVEISSYVLLAKLSASHTAEDLGYASGIVRWLTTQQNYYGGFSSTQDTVVALQALSLYSSLVFSPEGSSTVTVQSPSGPLTFDVTPDNKLLYQEKILQGEAGKYSLEVKGTGCASVQISQHYNIPPPPDATTMSVEVLLKYDSSHRPPKASLELVSQYSGKEESTNMVILDITLLSGFIPDPQSLTNLEKALLVDRVEHKNDHVVVYLAGLVKGTPINHSLELLQKIPVENLKPAVIALYDYYQPTDRTEKEYNVANQA; translated from the exons ATGGGTCTTTCTGGGAACCAGAGGTGGACGTGGACTCTGTGGGTCTTCTTCTGCGGGACATGGGTCGCTCCAATATCGACCGAGCC ACACTACATGGTGACCATGCCTGCCATTCTTGAAGCTGGAGCTCAGACCAAATTGTGTGCGATTCTCATGGAGCCCAATGAGACTCTGACCATGACTGTCACTCTGGCATTACAAGAACAGAATATAATCCTTCATGAGAAGACCTCTGGGAAGGAGTTTCTTGAATGCATCCAGTTCCAG GTCCCTTCAGTGGAAAACGAAGAGGTGACACAATTTGAGGTTGAGGTACGAGGAAACGCGTTTTACTCAAAAGACGTGAGGAAAGTCCAGATCAAAGCCTACCAACCACTGACCTTAATCCAAACAGACAAACCCATCTACCTCCCTGGACAAACAG TTCATTTCAGAGTGGTCTCAATGGATACAAAGTTCAGACTCGCCAATCAGATG TACAACATCATTGAACTCGAG GATACAAACAACAACAGGATTGGACAGTGGCTCAATGAAACATCCAGCAGCACAATACTGCAGCTCTCCTACAATTTAAACTCTGAAGCCCGTGAAGGAACCTACAGACTCTCTGTGACAGTTGAAAGAAATAAGATCCATCACTACTTCAAAGTGGAAAAGTACG TTTTGCCTAAATTTTCGGTAACCGTGGATGCAAAAGACGAAGTCAGTGTTGGGCAGGAAGAATTTGAAACTAAAGTCTGTTCAAA GTATACATACGGACAGCCTGTGCCAGGAAGTGTTACGGTGAAGGTCTGCCGACCTCTTGAGATGTATGGTTATGGTTTATCATATGGTTTGCCCAGAAGTCCAGAAGACCTTCAGTTAACGCCTCCCTGTGAAACGATGACAAAACAG ATGGACAAAACAGGCTGCACtatgtttgaatttaaaatgtcaagtttCACCAAAATTGACAAAAAGATATTACATGACAGACTTGATGTAAGTGCCTCTATGGAAGAGGAGGGAACAG GTATTTCTCACTCACAAGCGAAGAGAATAGCGATTTCATATGTAATTGGAAAGCTGGCTTTTGTTGATCTTCCCAAGATTTATGACCAAGGTTCAAATTTAGAAGGAAAA GTCAAGGCTGTTCACTACAATGACACACCCATTCCTGACATGTCGCTGTACTTGTTTGAGGGTAATGTTTGGTCTCCAAACTTACTGCAGAACCTCACAACTGACACCGATGGCTTTGCTACATTCTctctcagcacagaaacacttaGTGGAGATGTCTCACTCAGT ATAAGTTCCTCACCAACATTGGAGTACCCTGCATTTAGATCGACTCACATTCAGAGAGGAAATCACAGAATTCAGCAGTCCCAACCTCCTTCTGATGACACTAAAACCGCCAGCTCCTTGAAGATCAAAAAGACCGACACAACACTTCCATGTGACAAAGAGGTGGAGATCTCCATTGATTACACTTTTGTGCGTGAACCACAGGGATCCGTGGATCTTATGTATCTG GTCGTATATAGAGGAGCTATTGGCGATGGAGGACAAACACAAGTTCAAGTGGAAGATAAACCAG tgACCGAGGGTGAGGTGTCCTTTAAGCTGACCGTGTCTCCTGACATGGCACCGTTGATCCAGTTTGTGGCTTACGCTGTCCTCCCCAGCAAGAATGTGATCGCTCACAGCGCCGAGTTCTCTACAGAAAAATGCTTCAGTAATAAG GTCTCTGTGGAGTTCTCTCCGTCTCCGGCTGTTCCAGGAGAGGTGACCAAGCTACAGCTGACGTCTGAACCCAACTCCCTGTGTGGGGTCAGCGCCGTTGACCAGAGTGTTCTCATCAAGGAGCCTGGAAGGACTCTGAATGAAGACAAG atattttccttGCTGCCTGTTAGGAAAATAACATATATACCATACCAGATTGAAGATCCTGTCGAATGTTTGCATGTGAGGCCAAGGAGATATGTTTTACCTTATCCAAGTGGAAGAGAAGATGACGCCCATTCAGTTTTCAAG AATGTAGGATTGAAAACAGCAACCAATTTGGTATTGAGAACACCATCGTGTCTCAGATTCAAAGGAAGAGAATATTATCAAG gAATACGAGGAGAGTATGGTGTTCAGATGAGCAGAATGAATGTCGGTGCTGCACCGGGTATAGCGTTTGCGTCAGCCCCTAATATGGCTCCTGAACCAGTAGAAACAGTTCGTACCTTCTTCCCTGAGACCTGGATATGGAATCTTGTGGAAACTGG GCCTTCTGGAACCAAGGACATGTCCCTGTCTGTCCCAGACACCATCACCACCTGGGAGACGGAGACTTTCTGTTTGTCCCCTCAGGGTTTTGGTTTGGCTCCTCGTCAGAAGCTTACTGTCTTCCAGCCTTTCTTCCTGGAGCTCACCCTGCCCTACTCCATCATCCGGGGGGAGAACTTTGAGCTGAAGGCGACCGTCTTCAACTACCTGACCAAATGCATCATG GTTAAAGTGACTGCAGCCCCCTCCTCACATTACACCCTCACCCCCCTCTCTGGGGATCAGTacacttcctgtctgtgtgCCAATGAGCGGAAGACCCTGAGCTGGACCATGAATCCCACAGCCTTAG GGGTTGTGAATGTGACTGTAACCGCTGAGGCCATTCCATCTCACGCTTCCTGTGACAACGAGATTGTGAGCATTCCAGACAGAGGCCGCATCGATACTGTGACCCGTCCTCTGATTGTAAAG GCTGAAGGAGTTGAAGTAGTAAAGACACACAACTGGCTGCTCTGCCCCAAAG GAGAAGCTCTGACTGAGGAAACAGAAATACAGCTGCCTCAAAATGTGATTGATGGATCAGGCCGTGCTGCGGTATCAGTCCTGG GTGACATTCTTGGCCGCGCCCTGCAGAACCTGGATGGCCTGTTGCAGATGCCGTACGGATGTGGGGAGCAGAACATGGCACTGCTGGCTCCCAACATCTACATCCTTGAATATCTAGAAAAATCCAATCAGCTGACCCCAGCCATTAAAGAAAAGGCGTCCAACTTCTTAAGCAGCG GCTACCAGAGACAGCTGAACTACAAAGACAGAAACGGTGCATACAGCACATTTGGAACAGGACCAGGAAACACCTG gcTGACAGCTTTTGTTCTGAGATCTTTCTCCAAAGCTAAATCTTTTGTCTACATCGACCCAGAAAAACTCGAACAATCAAAGGTTTGGCTggaacaaaatcaaaattacagCGGCTGCTTTCAGCAGTCAGGAAGTCTCTTCAACAACAGAATGAAG GGTGGAGTGTCTGATGAAGTGACCCTAAGCGCTTACATAACCGCTGCATTTTTGGAGATGAAAATATCCTCAGAT gATCTTGTGGTGAAAAATAGCCTGTTGTGCCTCAAAGAGTCCATCAATGATTTCAGCAACACCTACACTACAGCTCTGCTGGCGTACGTCTTCACACTGGCTGGAGACATGGAGACCAGAGCTCACCTCCTGCAGCACCTCGACTCTGTGGCCATCAAAGACG GTGGTTTCATCCACTGGTCTcagacagcagcagaaacatcatCCTCTCTGTCTGTGGAGATCAGCTCCTATGTGCTGCTGGCCAAACTCTCTGCTTCCCACACTGCTGAAGACCTGGGTTACGCCTCAGGGATTGTTCGGTGGTTGACGACTCAGCAGAACTATTACGGAGGATTCTCCTCCACTCAG GACACGGTGGTGGCTCTTCAGGCTCTGTCCCTCTACTCCAGTCTGGTGTTCAGTCCTGAAGGTTCCAGCACAGTGACAGTTCAGTCTCCCAGTGGTCCGCTGACCTTTGATGTGACCCCAGACAACAAGCTGCTCTACCAGGAGAAGATTCTGCAGGGTGAGGCAGGAAAGTACAGCCTGGAGGTGAAGGGGACTGGATGTGCCTCAGTTCAG ATCTCTCAGCACTACAacatccctcctcctcctgatgCCACCACTATGAGCGTGGAGGTTTTACTGAAGTACGACTCCTCTCACAGACCACCCAAAGCCAGCCTGGAGCTCGTCTCGCA GTACAGTGGGAAAGAGGAGAGTACCAACATGGTGATCCTGGATATCACCTTGCTCTCAGGATTCATCCCCGACCCGCAGTCTTTGACCAAC CTTGAGAAAGCTCTGCTGGTGGATCGGGTAGAACACAAGAACGACCATGTCGTGGTGTACTTAGCGGGG CTTGTGAAGGGGACACCCATCAACCACAGCCTGGAGCTCCTGCAGAAGATTCCCGTTGAGAACCTGAAACCAGCAGTGATCGCCCTCTATGACTACTACCAGCCCA CTGACCGGACTGAGAAGGAATACAATGTGGCTAATCAAG cttGA